TGAGAGGGTGTTTGGAAGCCAGCTGCCTTGTTCTTCCACTAAACCTTTAACCGGGCACACATTGGGAGCTGCTGGTGCTCTTGAAGCGGCCTTTTGCTGGCTTGCCCTGCAAAATGATCAACTCCCCCCCCATCAGTATGATGGGCGTTATGATCCAGAGATTGTGCGGCTGAATCTTTGCCAGGGCCAAGAAGCTGCTGGAGGATTGCGCTACGTAATGAGTAACTCCTTCGCGTTTGGTGGGAGTAACTGCTCGGTAATTATGGGCAGTCAGAGGTAAAATATATGCAAAAATATACTGCTGAAGAATTGGTTCCACACAGTGGAAATATGTCACTTCTCGATGAAGTAGTTTCAGTAGATGAGGAACAACTGCTGGCAAAATTGCGGGTCCGAGATGACGGAATTTTTTCTCGCAACGGTCGTGTTCCCGCCTATGTTGGAATTGAGTATATGGCCCAGTCAATAGCGGCATTTTCCGGTTACCACGCCAAGGAACGGGGCAAAGAGGTTCGCCTGGGCTTTCTATTGGGTACCCGTAAATTTGTGTCAAATGTTGAAAGTTATCGCTGTGGCGATGAACTTACGATTGAAGTCCAGCGTTTGCTGCAGGCTGAGAATGGCATGGCGACATTTGAGTGTGTAATAAAGGGCCACTCCATCGAGCAAAGCGCGCGGTTAAATGTATATCAACCGGACAATGTGGAACAGTATTTGAAGGGTAGAAATTAAATGTCTGAGTGGATTTTAGTTACGGGTTCAAGCCGTGGTATAGGTCGTGCAATTGCCCTTCAGTTAGCTGAAGATGGTTATAATATCGTTTTACATTGCCGAAGCCGCCGTGACCAAGCTGAAGAGGTTGCAGGGGAAATTGCCAAGCTAGGAAGTAAAAGCAGAATTCTTCAGTTTGATATTTCTGATCGGAACCAAACTAAAGATGTT
The DNA window shown above is from Microbulbifer variabilis and carries:
- a CDS encoding hotdog family protein, producing the protein MQKYTAEELVPHSGNMSLLDEVVSVDEEQLLAKLRVRDDGIFSRNGRVPAYVGIEYMAQSIAAFSGYHAKERGKEVRLGFLLGTRKFVSNVESYRCGDELTIEVQRLLQAENGMATFECVIKGHSIEQSARLNVYQPDNVEQYLKGRN